TCGATGGCTCGCGGGAACAGCGCGCGGAGCACTTCGCGGTACTCCGCGCCCGGTTCGAGTCCGAGCGGTTCATCCAGCGCGAAGAGGCTGAACAGGTAGGTGTGTCGCGGGTCGTCCTCCGGCGGGCACGGCCCCGCGTAGCCGACATCTCCAGCTCCGTTCGTTCCCTGCACCGCACCGAGCGACTCGACTCGCCTGCCCGGCGGAACGTTTCTCGGAATTTCCCGCGTGTCGGCCGGGATGTCCCACACGAGCCAGTGGATGAACGGCGGACTCGGCGCGTCCGGGTCGTCCATCACGAGCGCGAACGACTGGGTTCTCTCCGGCGGATTGGCGATGCGGAGCGGCGGCGAGACGTTTCGCCCGTCGCAGGTG
The sequence above is a segment of the Halorussus halophilus genome. Coding sequences within it:
- a CDS encoding YbhB/YbcL family Raf kinase inhibitor-like protein, yielding MRRRTLLRAIAVATMGMGVVTGSRGRGGQETTTGGDTPTTTAEGTTTGETTTTAAGDGQFTFSTPAFEDGGTFPTRFTCDGRNVSPPLRIANPPERTQSFALVMDDPDAPSPPFIHWLVWDIPADTREIPRNVPPGRRVESLGAVQGTNGAGDVGYAGPCPPEDDPRHTYLFSLFALDEPLGLEPGAEYREVLRALFPRAIERARFVGQYARGGG